A genome region from Neptunomonas japonica JAMM 1380 includes the following:
- a CDS encoding HugZ family protein codes for MSAFMNVQKSEYLEACLELLRSCGSLQLATVDKNGMPHVSYAPFIRQNEHFFIFVSQLASHTEHLKDKPNASIMIIKDEAGCRNLFARERCIVEVSTEALAPDTTGSILDQMEVELGTTMALLRTLPDFVLFKLTAVEARYIAGFGKAFELDLKRNELTHVSAEKLAERSVLESE; via the coding sequence ATGAGTGCTTTTATGAATGTCCAAAAGAGTGAATATTTAGAGGCTTGCCTAGAATTGTTACGTTCATGTGGTTCATTACAGTTAGCCACTGTCGATAAAAACGGTATGCCGCATGTGAGTTATGCGCCATTTATTCGACAAAATGAGCATTTTTTTATCTTTGTGAGTCAGCTGGCAAGCCATACGGAACACCTGAAAGATAAACCTAATGCCAGCATAATGATCATCAAAGATGAAGCAGGCTGTCGAAACCTCTTCGCGCGCGAACGCTGTATTGTAGAAGTGTCTACAGAAGCGTTAGCACCTGATACAACAGGCAGTATTCTAGATCAAATGGAAGTTGAGCTAGGGACAACTATGGCATTATTAAGAACCTTGCCTGACTTTGTTCTTTTCAAACTGACCGCCGTTGAGGCACGCTATATAGCGGGTTTTGGTAAGGCATTTGAATTAGACTTGAAACGCAATGAATTAACGCATGTGAGTGCTGAAAAGCTTGCTGAGCGTTCAGTATTAGAAAGCGAGTAA
- a CDS encoding SUMF1/EgtB/PvdO family nonheme iron enzyme: protein MEKQQQSHALNDGQVIGPEHHKFKLKGPATAHPLGQFWQAEDISTPSPTPVSIIVISPELTRHKGLLAAFKQQIIQAKNLHHKHIVSIYGYFVERGGILFFACEALDGLTLDTLIKTKKVTKLKANHLRGLLLQTAVAVDIFTNKVRKPHGALAPDLIYINRQGGVKLLPISPRTLLQETSFTLQPAFQFPAYQSPEAFHANLLPTTADVYSMGCIAYAALSGAAPFSLTDDEALHIRKELKQPFKTSKNQWMILQQALATDPEERQANAIALIQALFNEQEEKGVESLNSDTMHQDDEATEYTSNIADIRHSSKLPIRLLLWTSLFFSGVLVGFTASLYLAQEQQAATNNHITAWKEQAQIWKATSDDHEQTIQLLKKKLEELPDITTLAAATSAANKIAVLPREEAKLEENFGVFQDALDSGAYGPQMISLPAGTFQLGDLNQQGDDNEQPVQTITHLHPFALSRFEVTFAQYDHFAKLTGRSLPNDEGWGRDSQPVINVSWQDATAYAAWLSAETGENYRLPSEAEWEYAARSGSQSAFWWGNELSPQRAVCDECGSLWDGKKPAPVGSLAANPWGFHDLNGNVDEWVQDCYSDTYLGHPSDGSARTQTNCNFRSMRGGSWFDISRVIRSASRYRHPPNTSRNTWGFRVALDLNSDR from the coding sequence ATGGAAAAGCAACAACAGTCACATGCGCTGAATGATGGTCAGGTCATTGGCCCAGAACATCACAAATTTAAGCTAAAAGGACCGGCAACAGCACATCCACTAGGACAATTCTGGCAAGCTGAAGATATCAGTACACCCAGCCCGACACCTGTTTCGATTATTGTCATTTCCCCAGAACTCACCCGACACAAAGGCTTACTTGCAGCCTTTAAACAGCAGATTATCCAAGCTAAAAACCTACATCATAAGCATATTGTTTCGATTTATGGTTATTTTGTTGAGCGTGGTGGAATTCTATTTTTTGCCTGTGAGGCATTAGATGGACTCACTCTCGATACTCTTATAAAAACAAAAAAAGTAACAAAACTAAAAGCTAACCATTTACGTGGCTTGCTACTGCAAACAGCGGTTGCCGTGGATATATTTACCAATAAAGTCCGCAAACCCCACGGCGCCTTAGCTCCAGACCTAATCTATATTAATCGTCAGGGCGGTGTGAAGTTACTACCTATAAGCCCACGTACCCTATTGCAAGAAACCAGTTTCACTCTACAACCCGCTTTTCAATTTCCAGCCTATCAGTCACCCGAAGCCTTTCACGCCAATTTATTACCTACGACTGCTGACGTTTACTCTATGGGCTGCATAGCATATGCCGCACTGTCAGGTGCTGCGCCCTTCTCGCTAACAGATGATGAAGCTCTACACATTCGTAAAGAATTAAAACAACCATTCAAAACCAGCAAGAACCAGTGGATGATACTACAACAAGCATTAGCCACTGACCCGGAAGAGCGTCAAGCTAATGCCATAGCGCTAATCCAAGCACTGTTTAATGAACAAGAGGAAAAAGGGGTTGAGTCACTCAACAGTGACACAATGCATCAAGACGACGAAGCAACCGAATACACCTCAAACATTGCAGATATTAGACACTCCTCCAAGCTGCCTATTCGATTACTTTTATGGACAAGCTTATTTTTTTCCGGAGTTCTGGTTGGGTTTACTGCAAGCCTTTATTTAGCGCAAGAACAGCAAGCTGCCACTAACAATCATATAACCGCGTGGAAAGAGCAAGCTCAAATCTGGAAAGCAACCTCTGATGATCACGAGCAAACAATTCAGCTGCTTAAAAAGAAACTCGAAGAGCTACCTGATATAACGACACTCGCTGCAGCAACTTCAGCTGCGAACAAAATAGCGGTATTACCTCGTGAAGAGGCCAAGCTTGAAGAGAACTTTGGTGTATTCCAAGATGCTCTAGATAGTGGCGCGTATGGCCCACAAATGATTAGCTTACCTGCAGGCACATTCCAACTGGGTGACCTTAACCAGCAAGGCGATGATAACGAACAGCCGGTTCAAACCATTACACACCTCCATCCTTTTGCGCTTTCTCGCTTTGAAGTGACCTTTGCCCAATACGACCACTTTGCTAAACTCACGGGAAGAAGCCTCCCTAACGATGAAGGCTGGGGAAGAGACTCACAACCGGTTATCAACGTTTCATGGCAAGATGCGACAGCCTATGCAGCATGGCTGAGCGCTGAAACAGGAGAAAACTATCGCCTTCCGTCTGAAGCTGAGTGGGAGTACGCCGCACGCAGTGGCTCACAGTCTGCTTTTTGGTGGGGCAATGAATTATCTCCCCAACGCGCAGTCTGTGATGAGTGTGGCTCTTTATGGGATGGTAAAAAACCAGCACCTGTAGGGTCACTCGCAGCAAACCCATGGGGGTTTCATGATTTAAACGGTAATGTCGATGAATGGGTTCAAGACTGCTACTCAGATACCTACTTAGGCCACCCATCAGATGGCTCTGCTCGCACACAGACAAACTGTAATTTTCGCTCTATGCGCGGCGGCTCATGGTTTGACATTAGTAGAGTTATTCGTTCTGCCAGCCGCTACCGACATCCACCCAACACCTCAAGAAACACCTGGGGTTTTAGAGTTGCTTTAGATTTAAACTCAGATAGATAA
- the nrdA gene encoding class 1a ribonucleoside-diphosphate reductase subunit alpha, which produces MQQDLMVTKRDGRREKIDLEKIHRVVIWAANGLDQVSPSEVELKAHIQFYDGIKTSDIHETLIKSAADLISETAPDYQYLAARLAIFHLRKRAFDSFDAPNLFDHVANMVEMGRYDRHLVDDYSREELNQLNDYIDHSRDMNFSYAAVKQLEGKYLVQNRVSGEIYESPQILYMLVAACLFASYPKETRLGYVQRFYDATSLFKLSLPTPIMAGVRTPTRQFSSCVLIECGDSLDSINATASSIVKYVSQRAGIGINAGRIRAIGSPIRNGEAFHTGCIPFYKHFQTAVKSCSQGGVRGGAATLFYPIWHLEVESLLVLKNNRGVEENRVRHLDYGVQLNKLMYQRLIKGGNITLFSPHEVPGLYDAFFADQSEFERLYEMYEQDPAIRKSTIKAVELFGLLASERASTGRIYIQNVDHCNTHSPFDPAVAPVKQSNLCLEIALPTKEMNDINDEEGEIALCTLSAFNLGALDNIDELEELSDLIVRALDNLLDYQDYPILAAKNATDNRRTLGVGVTNFAYYLAKNQARYSDGSANGLVHRTFEAVQYYMLKASNQLAKEKGPCLKFQETTYAKGILPIDTYKREVDEFCEEPLHYFWETLREDIREFGLRNSTLTALMPCETSSQITNSTNGIEPPRGYVSVKASKDGIMKQVVPDYTELKDNYELLWDIPSNEGYLQLVGIMQKFVDQSISANTNYDPSNYPGDKVPMKQLLKDLLTAYKYGVKTLYYHNTRDGAKDQQDDDGCESGACKL; this is translated from the coding sequence ATGCAGCAAGACTTGATGGTCACTAAACGTGACGGGCGTCGTGAAAAAATTGATTTGGAAAAAATTCATAGGGTAGTTATTTGGGCAGCGAACGGCTTGGATCAGGTATCACCTTCTGAAGTAGAGTTAAAAGCACATATACAATTTTACGATGGCATCAAAACTTCTGATATTCATGAGACACTGATTAAATCTGCTGCTGACTTGATTTCAGAAACAGCACCGGACTACCAATACCTGGCTGCTAGGCTTGCTATTTTTCATTTGCGTAAACGTGCTTTTGATAGTTTTGACGCGCCTAATTTATTCGATCATGTTGCTAATATGGTCGAAATGGGTCGTTATGACAGGCATTTGGTAGATGATTATAGCCGTGAAGAGCTTAATCAACTGAATGATTATATTGATCACTCTCGTGACATGAATTTCAGTTACGCGGCCGTCAAGCAGCTTGAAGGCAAGTATTTAGTTCAAAACCGTGTATCTGGTGAAATTTATGAAAGTCCTCAGATTCTCTATATGCTGGTGGCTGCATGCTTATTTGCTTCTTACCCTAAAGAGACTCGTTTAGGGTATGTGCAACGCTTTTATGATGCGACTTCTTTATTTAAGTTATCTTTGCCTACACCGATTATGGCAGGTGTACGTACGCCAACACGTCAGTTTAGCTCGTGCGTACTTATTGAATGTGGGGACAGCCTAGATTCCATTAATGCTACCGCAAGCTCAATTGTTAAGTATGTTTCCCAGCGTGCTGGTATTGGTATTAATGCAGGGCGTATTCGTGCCATTGGCAGCCCTATTCGTAATGGTGAAGCTTTTCATACGGGCTGTATTCCTTTCTATAAGCATTTCCAGACGGCAGTTAAGTCCTGTTCTCAAGGGGGGGTAAGAGGTGGCGCAGCGACGCTATTTTACCCAATTTGGCACTTAGAAGTAGAAAGTCTGTTGGTATTGAAAAATAACCGCGGAGTGGAAGAGAACCGGGTTCGCCACTTAGACTATGGTGTACAGCTGAACAAACTAATGTACCAGCGTCTTATTAAGGGTGGAAACATCACTTTATTTAGCCCGCACGAAGTACCAGGTTTGTACGATGCTTTCTTTGCCGATCAAAGTGAATTCGAACGCTTATATGAAATGTATGAGCAAGACCCCGCTATTCGAAAAAGTACGATTAAGGCCGTTGAGTTGTTTGGTCTTTTAGCATCAGAGCGTGCTTCTACAGGGCGTATCTATATACAGAATGTTGATCACTGTAATACCCACAGCCCGTTTGATCCGGCTGTTGCACCGGTAAAGCAGTCCAACCTGTGTTTGGAAATTGCACTACCTACTAAAGAAATGAACGATATTAATGATGAAGAGGGTGAAATTGCCCTGTGTACTTTATCGGCATTCAACTTAGGCGCTTTGGATAATATTGATGAGCTAGAAGAGCTGTCTGATTTAATAGTTAGAGCTTTAGATAACTTGTTGGATTATCAGGATTATCCGATTCTGGCGGCTAAAAATGCGACAGATAATCGTCGTACGCTCGGAGTGGGTGTAACAAACTTTGCTTATTATTTGGCTAAGAATCAGGCTCGTTATTCTGATGGTTCTGCAAATGGTTTAGTACATCGCACGTTTGAAGCGGTTCAGTATTACATGCTTAAAGCATCAAATCAGTTAGCTAAAGAGAAGGGGCCTTGTCTTAAGTTCCAGGAGACTACTTATGCGAAAGGTATTTTGCCAATTGATACCTACAAGCGAGAAGTTGATGAGTTCTGTGAAGAGCCTCTGCATTATTTCTGGGAAACGTTACGCGAAGATATTCGTGAGTTTGGTTTACGTAACAGCACCCTCACTGCGCTGATGCCTTGTGAAACATCTTCACAGATTACAAACTCTACTAATGGTATTGAGCCTCCACGTGGTTATGTATCAGTGAAGGCAAGCAAAGACGGTATTATGAAGCAGGTTGTGCCTGATTATACTGAGCTTAAAGATAACTATGAGCTGCTTTGGGATATTCCTAGTAATGAAGGTTACTTACAGTTAGTCGGCATCATGCAAAAGTTTGTCGATCAATCGATCTCAGCGAATACTAATTATGATCCAAGTAACTATCCGGGTGATAAAGTGCCGATGAAGCAGCTTTTGAAAGATCTGCTTACCGCGTACAAATACGGTGTTAAAACACTGTATTACCATAACACGCGTGACGGTGCTAAAGATCAGCAGGATGATGACGGCTGTGAAAGCGGTGCCTGCAAGCTATAA
- a CDS encoding DUF2788 domain-containing protein yields the protein MRLADIEGLMLNIGIIVFSCFIFFIIYDLAKRSNAGKFGTFVLFFALGLGLVAFIIKTIAVEMIEGNV from the coding sequence ATGCGTCTAGCTGATATCGAAGGTCTGATGTTAAACATCGGCATTATTGTTTTTTCGTGCTTTATATTTTTTATCATCTATGACTTAGCAAAGCGCTCTAATGCCGGAAAATTCGGAACTTTTGTGCTATTTTTTGCATTAGGTTTAGGGCTTGTCGCTTTTATCATTAAAACCATTGCCGTCGAAATGATTGAAGGTAACGTGTAG
- a CDS encoding HDOD domain-containing protein has translation MLPGVLFQLMKLNSDDDEFYDHVYALAKTDPPLASFILGYANSAASSPNNPINSLQAALTRVGSQTIVDLITTLSVSKVFIPSLPEHKAIWRHSIETATIASFISKITHHHDVDPDLAYMCGLLHDIGRFVLFQFAPKALDDTDAIGWAAADELPLVEQKILGTSHSEIGYIACNKLHLPNVVSSVARHHHNYNICNNSKAPKTFRELVLIIQFADFLSVMAIKVPDWKQLKTNELKTYINNHCIMKSWGDHQLPVDMLAEALPMLIDKSDKLAESLGV, from the coding sequence ATGTTGCCTGGCGTATTATTTCAGCTAATGAAACTAAACTCGGATGATGATGAGTTTTACGACCACGTCTACGCCCTAGCAAAAACAGATCCTCCTCTGGCCTCATTCATACTCGGCTATGCCAATTCTGCTGCATCCTCACCCAACAATCCCATTAATAGCCTACAAGCAGCGCTTACCCGTGTAGGTTCTCAAACGATTGTTGACCTTATTACAACACTGTCTGTGTCGAAAGTTTTCATACCTTCGCTTCCAGAACACAAAGCCATCTGGAGGCATTCTATAGAAACAGCGACAATTGCATCATTTATCAGCAAGATTACTCATCATCATGACGTTGATCCTGACTTGGCTTATATGTGTGGATTGCTTCATGATATTGGTCGGTTCGTATTATTCCAGTTTGCGCCAAAAGCCCTCGATGATACAGATGCTATTGGTTGGGCCGCAGCTGACGAACTTCCCTTAGTAGAACAGAAGATACTCGGTACTTCTCATTCTGAAATTGGCTACATTGCTTGCAACAAACTACACCTTCCCAATGTTGTCTCCAGTGTAGCAAGACATCACCACAACTATAATATTTGCAATAACAGTAAAGCGCCAAAAACCTTTAGAGAACTTGTCCTCATTATACAGTTTGCAGATTTTCTTAGTGTGATGGCAATCAAAGTGCCCGACTGGAAACAGCTAAAAACTAATGAACTTAAAACATATATTAACAACCACTGCATCATGAAAAGCTGGGGGGACCATCAACTACCCGTTGATATGTTAGCCGAAGCACTTCCCATGCTAATAGATAAAAGTGACAAACTCGCTGAAAGCTTAGGTGTTTAA
- a CDS encoding LemA family protein translates to MEPSTLTFIVVIAVATFYIISLYNNLVRLKHNVSQAWSNIDILLKQRHDELPKLIDTCREYMQYEQETLNRVIEARSQVSSAQEKQDLKGLGQAESQLRVGLGNLFALAEDYPELKANESFQHLQNRISGIENSIADRREFYNASVNIYNVRIEQFPDVLIAKQMNFTARDLLEFKKADVDIGQLFKSH, encoded by the coding sequence ATGGAACCAAGCACACTGACTTTTATTGTTGTTATAGCAGTAGCCACTTTTTATATAATCTCACTGTATAACAATTTGGTCCGTCTAAAGCATAATGTCTCACAAGCTTGGTCCAATATTGATATTCTACTCAAACAGCGCCATGACGAACTCCCTAAGCTAATCGACACTTGCCGAGAATACATGCAGTATGAGCAAGAAACACTTAACCGCGTCATTGAAGCACGCTCTCAAGTATCTAGCGCTCAAGAAAAACAAGACTTAAAAGGGCTTGGCCAAGCAGAATCACAGCTACGAGTAGGGTTAGGCAATTTATTTGCACTGGCTGAAGACTACCCAGAACTTAAAGCTAATGAGTCATTCCAACATCTTCAAAATAGAATATCTGGTATAGAAAACTCAATTGCTGACCGTCGTGAGTTCTATAATGCATCGGTGAATATTTACAATGTGCGTATTGAACAATTTCCAGACGTCCTCATCGCCAAACAAATGAACTTTACTGCTCGCGACCTACTGGAATTCAAAAAGGCCGATGTAGATATTGGACAACTATTTAAAAGCCACTAG
- a CDS encoding EAL domain-containing protein, which yields MVNSFIEITWANNIALLLAMIVIFNYLLAVPTSSSLISKLIAGTALSGIALIIMMVPWHFSEGIFFDTRSILLSATGLFFGAIPTLIVCIVTAAYRFTLGGAFFTGILVIITTASIGLIWRHYKQLHLDKLSFYELFVFGIVVHVATLLLMLSLPEGSRYEVLEHITLPILTIFPLTTALLCCFFVNNIRQHSVSDSLKINEARLDSLYQHAPIGLWEEDWSEAKKVFDTIPKQSLKELQEYFVNDPRLCRELATKIKVVTANKAAIQQASANNITKIEGPLSPFINDSALANFALELAEIAAGRLSFNHQSSFTGTNQSNKTLSIKVAVLPEHLETLSHVIITTLDITAQIKSEESMRLAEGVYEYSNEAVLITDATSKIIHINKAFTEITGYSYEDSIGNTPSILSSGKHDKAFYQQMRDALLENGVWEGEIWNRRKNGELYLEWLTINAMQSNSEGLVDRYIGLFTDISQKKASEEKLWEQANFDPLTGLPNRKMLRDRIVVDVANALKSDSSLALLYINLDRFKVINDLLSHEAGDLLIYQASQRLNKIIRNTDMLARLGGDEFAISINDLDSTSVVERIAQKVLDSLSLPFSINNEELFITASIGIAICPDDAKNASTLIQNADHALFSAKRKGRGRYQYFIPSMQEQAMARSILERDLRAAIEHEQFELYYQPIVELSSGKTFKAEALIRWHHPSRGLVSPAEFIPIAEDSGLITHIGDWVFRNAARQASAWQNKYDTNFSVSINTSPFQFHDPTHDVLSWLQFTEKLGLSARSIVIEITESMMIEPSDEIQQKMHLFREAGVQIALDDFGTGYSSLAYLKNFDVDFIKIDQSFVRGLTPHSDDKVLCEAIIMIAHKLGMQVVAEGIETEEEYKLLSKAGCDYGQGFYFDKPMPRHQFEKIFNKA from the coding sequence ATGGTCAATAGCTTTATTGAAATCACTTGGGCAAATAACATTGCGCTATTACTCGCAATGATCGTGATCTTCAATTACTTGCTAGCCGTTCCTACGTCATCGTCGTTAATATCAAAACTGATTGCAGGTACAGCGTTAAGTGGCATAGCCCTCATTATTATGATGGTACCGTGGCACTTCTCAGAAGGTATATTTTTTGACACACGGTCTATTTTACTCAGTGCAACCGGTTTGTTTTTCGGTGCTATTCCTACGCTCATTGTATGTATTGTTACTGCTGCGTATCGCTTCACACTCGGGGGGGCCTTTTTCACTGGCATTCTAGTTATTATTACAACCGCATCAATTGGCCTTATATGGAGGCATTACAAGCAGTTACACTTAGATAAACTTTCATTTTATGAATTGTTTGTTTTTGGAATAGTGGTTCATGTAGCGACGTTACTGCTAATGCTGAGCCTTCCTGAGGGTAGTAGGTATGAAGTTTTAGAACATATAACACTTCCCATATTAACGATATTTCCACTCACTACAGCACTACTGTGTTGTTTCTTTGTTAACAACATAAGACAACATTCTGTTTCAGACAGTTTAAAAATAAACGAAGCCAGGCTGGATAGCTTATACCAACATGCGCCTATCGGCCTATGGGAAGAGGATTGGTCAGAGGCTAAAAAAGTTTTTGATACGATTCCTAAACAATCGCTAAAAGAGCTACAAGAGTATTTCGTAAACGATCCTCGTTTATGCAGAGAATTAGCAACTAAGATTAAAGTAGTTACCGCCAATAAAGCAGCTATACAACAAGCATCTGCAAATAATATTACAAAGATAGAAGGCCCACTAAGTCCATTTATTAATGATTCTGCGTTAGCTAATTTTGCACTTGAACTAGCTGAAATTGCTGCGGGGAGGCTATCATTTAACCATCAAAGCTCTTTTACGGGCACCAATCAATCAAACAAAACCCTATCGATAAAAGTTGCAGTTCTACCTGAACACTTAGAAACACTTTCTCACGTTATTATCACTACACTAGACATCACCGCTCAAATAAAATCCGAGGAGTCCATGCGCTTGGCTGAAGGAGTATATGAATACAGCAACGAGGCTGTCCTCATTACTGATGCGACATCTAAGATTATTCATATCAATAAAGCATTCACTGAAATCACCGGATACTCTTATGAAGATAGTATCGGAAATACGCCTTCCATTTTGAGCTCCGGAAAGCACGATAAAGCATTCTATCAACAGATGAGAGATGCATTATTAGAGAATGGTGTTTGGGAAGGTGAAATTTGGAATAGGCGAAAAAACGGTGAGCTTTATCTTGAGTGGCTGACAATCAATGCAATGCAAAGCAACAGCGAAGGATTAGTAGATAGATATATAGGCTTATTCACCGATATTTCACAGAAAAAAGCATCAGAAGAGAAGTTATGGGAACAAGCTAACTTTGATCCCCTCACAGGATTACCTAATCGAAAAATGCTTCGTGACCGCATCGTGGTTGATGTTGCTAATGCACTTAAATCTGATAGTAGTTTGGCCCTGTTATATATCAACCTTGATAGATTTAAAGTTATTAATGACTTACTAAGCCATGAAGCAGGAGACCTTTTAATTTACCAAGCGTCACAGCGACTCAATAAAATCATCCGTAACACCGACATGCTCGCACGTTTAGGAGGAGATGAGTTTGCTATCTCGATTAATGACCTCGACAGCACAAGCGTAGTCGAGCGCATCGCTCAAAAAGTACTAGACAGCCTTAGCCTACCCTTCAGTATTAATAATGAAGAGCTATTCATTACCGCATCTATCGGTATTGCTATTTGCCCAGATGATGCAAAAAATGCGTCGACTCTTATTCAAAACGCCGATCACGCGCTATTTTCCGCAAAAAGAAAAGGACGCGGACGTTACCAATACTTCATACCCTCCATGCAAGAACAGGCAATGGCACGATCGATTCTTGAACGTGACTTGCGCGCCGCCATTGAGCATGAGCAGTTCGAACTCTATTACCAACCTATCGTTGAGTTAAGCTCAGGAAAAACATTTAAAGCAGAAGCACTGATTCGCTGGCACCACCCATCAAGAGGGCTAGTTTCTCCTGCTGAGTTTATCCCTATTGCTGAAGATAGCGGACTCATTACCCATATTGGCGACTGGGTATTTCGCAACGCCGCACGTCAAGCCAGCGCATGGCAAAACAAATATGATACGAACTTTAGCGTCAGTATAAATACGTCCCCTTTCCAGTTTCATGACCCTACTCATGATGTCTTATCATGGTTACAGTTTACGGAAAAACTCGGCTTATCGGCTCGTTCAATCGTTATAGAGATAACTGAATCCATGATGATTGAGCCTAGTGACGAAATCCAACAGAAAATGCACCTGTTCCGTGAAGCGGGTGTACAAATAGCACTTGATGATTTTGGAACGGGTTACTCCTCTTTAGCTTATTTGAAAAATTTTGATGTAGACTTCATTAAAATTGATCAAAGCTTCGTCAGAGGGCTCACTCCCCATTCCGATGATAAAGTACTGTGTGAAGCTATTATCATGATTGCCCACAAATTAGGCATGCAAGTGGTAGCCGAAGGAATAGAAACAGAAGAAGAATATAAGCTATTATCAAAAGCAGGATGCGATTATGGGCAGGGATTCTATTTTGACAAGCCTATGCCGAGGCATCAGTTTGAAAAGATCTTCAACAAAGCTTAA
- the kdsA gene encoding 3-deoxy-8-phosphooctulonate synthase, with protein sequence MEQKVVQVGALEIANDKPMVLFGGMNVLESRDLALRIAEHYVTVTDKLNIPYVFKASFDKANRSSLTSFRGPGLDEGLKILEEIKNTFNVPLITDVHEPDQAAAAAQVCDIIQLPAFLSRQTDLVQAMAETGAVINIKKAQFLAPHEMKHILHKCREAGNDRLILCERGSTFGYNNLVVDMLGFSIMKEFGYPIMFDATHALQVPGGRSDSADGRRGLVAQLSRAGISQGIAGLFLEAHPNPAEAKCDGPCALPLDKLEPYLAQLKAVDDLVKSFEPLQTD encoded by the coding sequence ATGGAACAGAAAGTCGTTCAAGTAGGCGCCCTAGAAATCGCGAATGATAAACCAATGGTTTTATTCGGTGGTATGAATGTACTGGAATCAAGGGACCTTGCACTACGCATTGCAGAGCACTACGTAACCGTTACTGATAAGTTAAATATTCCTTATGTCTTTAAAGCCTCTTTTGATAAGGCAAATCGCTCTTCACTCACCTCCTTTCGTGGTCCTGGTTTAGATGAAGGATTAAAAATTCTTGAAGAGATTAAGAACACATTTAATGTCCCTCTGATTACTGATGTGCATGAGCCTGATCAAGCAGCAGCCGCAGCACAAGTATGTGATATTATCCAGCTACCTGCTTTCCTCTCACGCCAAACTGATCTTGTCCAAGCAATGGCCGAAACGGGCGCTGTTATTAACATTAAAAAAGCACAGTTCTTAGCACCTCACGAAATGAAGCATATCCTGCACAAATGCCGTGAAGCAGGTAATGATCGCCTAATTCTCTGCGAGCGAGGAAGCACTTTTGGTTACAACAACTTAGTTGTTGATATGCTAGGCTTCTCCATTATGAAAGAGTTCGGTTATCCCATTATGTTTGATGCTACACACGCATTGCAGGTTCCTGGTGGCCGTTCAGACTCTGCAGATGGGCGAAGAGGACTCGTTGCACAGTTATCACGTGCAGGAATATCTCAAGGAATAGCGGGGCTGTTCTTAGAAGCTCACCCTAATCCAGCAGAAGCAAAATGCGATGGCCCTTGTGCATTACCTTTGGATAAACTAGAACCTTATCTCGCTCAATTAAAAGCAGTTGATGACCTAGTTAAGAGCTTTGAACCTTTACAAACAGATTAG